From Anopheles arabiensis isolate DONGOLA chromosome 3, AaraD3, whole genome shotgun sequence, a single genomic window includes:
- the LOC120904443 gene encoding testis-specific serine/threonine-protein kinase 3-like, protein MPFQGEQPIPASIEALGYRWIKRISEGAFSKVHLIEYHNRANNCFETLACKLIDTKKCSEKFRKRFLPRELTVLLHIRHPYIIRINAIIKCRNKICIFMRYAEMGDMLSFVIEHGPLRETQTRIWCRQLALAVQYLHESGIAHRDLKCENILLSANLNVKLSDFGFARYVTEKNRQPQLSTTFCGSFDYSAPELLKGKPYNPKASDLWALGVVLYMLLNKSVPFKGKTRQVYEQQMARAWKFRSRVNDTLSPEVKTLVRSLLEPNPLIRWTVEEVLVCDWLIQDRRLRSLNAEEFSALAEARIFARSSADIESVKEKLRLIEHADQSVTVIKSTGSNLDTRNHSDSLLSMQTSVQTNTSGSRIKGSK, encoded by the exons ATGCCATTTCAAGGTGAACAGCCAATACCTGCGTCCATAGAAGCGCTAGGATATCGATGGATAAAGCGAATAAGTGAAGGGGCATTTTCCAAG GTACATCTTATTGAATATCATAACCGAGCAAACAATTGTTTCGAAACGTTGGCTTGTAAACTGATTGATACAAAGAAGTGTAGTGAAAAGTTTCGAAAACGATTTCTCCCAAGGGAATTAACGGTACTGCTCCATATTCGTCACCCATACATCATCCGCATAAATGCGATTATCAAGTGTCGCAACAAAATTTGCATCTTCATGCGCTACGCCGAAATGGGTGACATGTTATCTTTCGTGATTGAGCACGGACCACTCAGAGAGACCCAGACACGCATCTGGTGTCGACAACTTGCTTTGGCTGTTCAATATCTACACGAATCAGGCATTGCCCACAGGGATCTAAAATGCGAAAACATTCTATTGTCAGCAAATTTGAACGTAAAACTGAGTGATTTTGGATTTGCTCGGTATGttacagaaaaaaaccgaCAACCGCAATTAAGTACAACGTTTTGCGGTTCGTTCGACTATTCAGCGCCTGAGTTGCTGAAAGGAAAGCCGTACAACCCGAAAGCATCAGATCTATGGGCATTAGGAGTTGTATTGTACATGCTGCTTAACAAATCCGTACCGTTCAAGGGCAAAACTCGGCAAGTGTACGAACAACAAATGGCCCGTGCTTGGAAGTTCCGATCGCGTGTAAATGACACATTGTCGCCGGAAGTAAAAACACTGGTGCGAAGTTTACTCGAACCCAATCCTTTGATTCGATGGACTGTCGAGGAAGTGCTGGTTTGTGATTGGTTGATTCAAGATCGTCGTTTGAGATCGTTGAACGCTGAAGAGTTTTCCGCCCTAGCAGAAGCAAGAATTTTTGCAAGGTCTTCCGCTGATATTGAAAGTGTTAAAGAAAAACTTCGTTTGATAGAGCACGCCGACCAATCAGTCACAGTGATAAAATCAACTGGATCAAATTTAGACACTCGAAATCATTCTGATTCGTTATTGTCTATGCAAACTTCAGTGCAAACTAATACATCAGGCTCCAGAATAAAGGGTAGTAAATGA